The Clostridia bacterium sequence TATCCGCCCGAGCCGCAAGCAACATCAAGTATCCTTTTTGGAGGCATACCTGCAGAATCCTTGATAAACTTTAGTTGAGGCTCCCCTACAGGAAAAATACAGTCATAGTATTTACTTATCTGTTCATAGAAGCTCATATTTATTCTCCTTGTCTCCGACTATATCGAGTATGTTCACCTTATCTCTATTTATGCCACTTTATTGATTAATTAAACAAAAAGGCTAAATATTTATATTCCTGAAACTATAACATAAAAAAATACGACACATTGATATGTACCGTACTTTTTTATGTTATAGCCTAATAATTTTTTTCAGCCCATTCTGCCGCCTTCTTCACCATCTTCTGATGCTCCGGATCAACTTTCGCTGTCCCGTGTGTTTTACTTCCCAGAAAGTGAATGCAGAAGTGCCCGTCCATACCATTACCTTTTAAAGTGTCAAGGTTTTCTCCTGCACCATATCCTACACTCCGCCACTTCACATACTCATTTGCAGGCTCACTGTCCACACCTGCGTGAGGCATCCCATTCATGGAAGCCGCCATCTTTTTACCGCCGGTTATCACTATAACAGCTCTTCTTTCCCAGCTCCAGCTACCGCCATATATTTTTTTCATAATAGCCGCATCTTCTTTTGTAAGTGCCTCAGAGTCTGCATGGTTATACCCGTATGTCCTTTTGACTTTGAAGCTCAAGCCCGTTTCTATGTCATATATTTCTGCAGTGTCTCCGATGGCAAAAACATCTTCGGCTTCATTTCTCCAGGGAATCATATAGCTATTCCTGTCTGTATCCCCTCTGGATAGTGTGCTTACTCTTTTTGCACTGGAAACAGTGTTTTTTCCCTTTCGCAGTTTGTTAATAAGGGAAATTGTCTCAGGTCCTGCAATCCCGTCTTTGCGTATGCCGTGTTTGGCCTGTAGTTTTTTTACAGCTGATACCGTCACATTGCCATAATACCCTGTAGGAGCCATCCTAAAAAACCCAAGTTTTCTTAAATCCTCCTGCAAGGTTGAGATAGCAGTTCCCTTCATACCTTTTTTCAGCACCTTAGGTGCAGCCGATACCTGGATCGAGCTAAAAGCAAATACAAGTACCAATGTCACAGCAACCGCTAAAAAAAGCCCACTTCTTCTCTTTTGCATATAAATCTCCTCTCCCCGATATTACTTAAATACTTAACTAAGTAATATCAGCAGCTTACGAGGTTAGTTGACGGGTTAGGTAGAAGAGCCACCCTTTCCGACTGTGTGATTTATCTTTTATAATAGACCACTTCGGAATTAACCCCTATAGACCAGAATTATTAACAACTGAGTATTAACATCAGTATTCATAATCCCGTACTACAAAATAATTCCCCCGTTTTCCCGGAAAACCGGGAAATTCAGCTAAATAATATTTTTCTCAGCTCTTGTTATTTCCATTTTTCCAAAGCTAAGTCTTTTTAGATTATACCACTAATAGTTTACATAATGAATGGCCAATTATTTCCTGAAGCCTTAAGCATAAGAAGCACTTTCCAGCGAAAAATATTAGTAAAACTTTTTATTCAGAAAGGGATTAATATGACTAATATAAGCGCAGTTTTCGAAAAGATGGGTGAAGGTAAAAAGGCTGTGGATGCACTTAGAGAAACAGGATATAAAAGAGCATATCTCGATATGGTAGATAATTACCTCAGTGAATATTCCTCAGAGATCAAT is a genomic window containing:
- a CDS encoding peptidoglycan-binding protein, translated to MQKRRSGLFLAVAVTLVLVFAFSSIQVSAAPKVLKKGMKGTAISTLQEDLRKLGFFRMAPTGYYGNVTVSAVKKLQAKHGIRKDGIAGPETISLINKLRKGKNTVSSAKRVSTLSRGDTDRNSYMIPWRNEAEDVFAIGDTAEIYDIETGLSFKVKRTYGYNHADSEALTKEDAAIMKKIYGGSWSWERRAVIVITGGKKMAASMNGMPHAGVDSEPANEYVKWRSVGYGAGENLDTLKGNGMDGHFCIHFLGSKTHGTAKVDPEHQKMVKKAAEWAEKNY